In a genomic window of Streptomyces pristinaespiralis:
- the hpnD gene encoding presqualene diphosphate synthase HpnD, with translation MSRTMEGPTQVPTAPVQAAYSYCEAVTGQQARNFAYGIRLLPPHKRQAMSALYAFSRRVDDIGDGTLKPQAKQDRLEATRELLDRIRQGAVDEDDTDPVAVALCDAARRFPLPLGGLDELIDGVLMDVRGETYETWDDLKAYCRCVAGAIGRLSLGVFGTQPGARGADRAAEYADTLGLALQLTNILRDIAEDASNGRTYLPADDLAKFGCSEGFNGTTPPPGSDFAGLVHFEVRRARALFAEGYRLLPMLDRRSGACVAAMAGIYRRLLDRIERDPDAVLRGRVSLPGREKAYVAVRGLSGLDARHIGRQTLGGRR, from the coding sequence CAGGTGCCGACCGCCCCGGTGCAGGCCGCGTACAGCTACTGCGAGGCCGTCACCGGACAGCAGGCCCGTAACTTCGCCTACGGCATCAGGCTCCTGCCGCCGCACAAGCGCCAGGCCATGTCGGCGCTGTACGCGTTCTCCCGGCGTGTCGACGACATCGGCGACGGCACGCTGAAGCCGCAGGCCAAGCAGGACCGGCTGGAAGCCACGCGCGAGCTGCTCGACCGCATCAGGCAGGGCGCCGTCGACGAGGACGACACCGACCCCGTCGCCGTCGCGCTCTGCGACGCCGCGCGCCGCTTCCCGCTGCCGCTCGGCGGCCTCGACGAGCTCATCGACGGCGTCCTGATGGACGTCCGGGGCGAGACGTACGAGACCTGGGACGACCTCAAGGCGTACTGCCGGTGCGTGGCCGGCGCCATCGGGCGGCTCTCGCTCGGGGTGTTCGGCACCCAGCCCGGCGCGCGCGGAGCCGACCGCGCCGCCGAGTACGCCGACACGCTGGGCCTCGCGCTGCAACTGACCAACATCCTCAGGGACATCGCGGAGGACGCGTCCAACGGCCGCACCTACCTGCCCGCCGACGACCTCGCCAAGTTCGGCTGCTCCGAAGGCTTCAACGGCACGACACCGCCTCCCGGCTCCGACTTCGCCGGCCTGGTGCACTTCGAAGTGCGGCGCGCCCGCGCCCTGTTCGCGGAGGGTTACCGCCTGCTGCCCATGCTGGACCGGCGCAGCGGCGCGTGCGTCGCGGCCATGGCCGGCATCTACCGCCGCCTCCTCGACCGCATCGAGCGCGACCCGGACGCCGTGCTCCGCGGCCGTGTCTCCCTGCCGGGACGAGAGAAGGCATACGTCGCCGTCCGGGGACTGTCCGGTCTCGACGCGCGCCACATCGGCCGCCAGACTCTGGGAGGGCGCCGGTGA
- the shc gene encoding squalene--hopene cyclase yields MTATTDGSSGPVRAGAATAGDTTTTTAARTTAPGTDVREAAGRAAERAVEHLLARQDAQGWWKGDLETNVTMDAEDLLLRQFLGIQDAATVEASARFIRGQQRDDGTWATFYGGPGELSTTIEAYVALRLAGDRPDDPHMQRAASWVRSRGGIAAARVFTRIWLALFGWWKWDDLPELPPELILLPKWVPLNIYDFGCWARQTIVPLTVVSAKRPVRPAPFALDELHTDPAMPNPQKRFAPAASWDGFFQRADKALHLYHKVAPRRLRRAAMNAAARWIIERQENDGCWGGIQPPAVYSVIALHLLGYDLEHPVMRAGLESLDRFAVHREEEGLPVRMIEACQSPVWDTCLATIALADAGLPADHPALVKAADWMLSEQIVRPGDWAVRRPGLGPGGWAFEFHNDNYPDIDDTAEVILALRRVKHPDPERVEAAVARGTRWNLGMQSLNGAWGAFDADNTSPFPNRLPFCDFGEVIDPPSADVTAHVVEMLAHEGMAEDPRTRRGVRWLLREQEANGAWFGRWGVNYVYGTGAVVPALIAAGLPASHPSVRRAVTWLESVQNEDGGWGEDLRSYREEQSIGRGASTASQTGWALLALLSAGERDGRAVERGVAWLARTQRPDGSWDEPYFTGTGFPWDFSINYHLYRQVFPLTALGRFLHGEKPVGRAAAREGG; encoded by the coding sequence ATGACAGCGACGACCGACGGAAGCAGCGGGCCCGTGCGGGCCGGTGCTGCCACTGCCGGCGACACGACCACGACGACCGCCGCCCGGACCACCGCGCCGGGCACCGACGTACGGGAAGCGGCCGGACGTGCCGCGGAACGGGCCGTCGAGCATCTGCTCGCGCGGCAGGACGCCCAGGGGTGGTGGAAGGGCGACCTCGAGACCAACGTGACCATGGACGCGGAGGACCTGCTGCTGCGGCAGTTCCTCGGCATCCAGGACGCGGCGACCGTGGAGGCCTCCGCCCGGTTCATCCGCGGGCAGCAGCGCGACGACGGCACCTGGGCGACCTTCTACGGCGGTCCGGGCGAACTGTCCACCACCATCGAGGCGTACGTCGCCCTGCGGCTGGCGGGGGACCGCCCGGACGACCCGCACATGCAGCGCGCCGCCTCCTGGGTCAGGAGCAGGGGCGGCATCGCGGCGGCCCGGGTCTTCACCCGGATCTGGCTGGCCCTGTTCGGCTGGTGGAAGTGGGACGACCTGCCCGAACTGCCGCCGGAGCTGATCCTGCTGCCCAAGTGGGTCCCGCTGAACATCTACGACTTCGGCTGCTGGGCACGGCAGACCATCGTGCCCCTGACCGTCGTCTCCGCGAAGCGGCCGGTGCGGCCGGCCCCGTTCGCCCTCGACGAGCTGCACACCGACCCGGCGATGCCCAACCCGCAGAAGCGGTTCGCCCCCGCCGCCAGCTGGGACGGCTTCTTCCAGCGCGCCGACAAGGCGCTGCACCTCTACCACAAGGTGGCACCCCGCCGGCTGCGCAGGGCGGCCATGAACGCCGCCGCCCGCTGGATCATCGAACGGCAGGAGAACGACGGCTGCTGGGGCGGCATCCAGCCGCCTGCCGTGTACTCGGTGATCGCCCTGCACCTGCTCGGCTACGACCTCGAGCACCCCGTCATGCGCGCGGGACTGGAGTCCTTGGACCGCTTCGCCGTCCACCGCGAGGAGGAAGGTCTCCCCGTACGGATGATCGAGGCCTGCCAGTCCCCGGTCTGGGACACCTGCCTCGCCACCATCGCGCTCGCCGACGCCGGCCTGCCCGCCGACCACCCCGCACTGGTGAAGGCGGCGGACTGGATGCTGAGCGAGCAGATCGTGCGGCCCGGTGACTGGGCGGTGCGCAGGCCAGGACTCGGGCCCGGCGGCTGGGCGTTCGAGTTCCACAACGACAACTACCCCGACATCGACGACACGGCCGAGGTGATCCTCGCCCTGCGCCGGGTGAAGCACCCGGACCCGGAGCGCGTCGAGGCGGCCGTGGCCCGCGGCACACGCTGGAACCTCGGGATGCAGTCCCTGAACGGCGCCTGGGGGGCGTTCGACGCCGACAACACCAGCCCGTTCCCGAACCGGCTGCCGTTCTGCGACTTCGGCGAGGTGATCGACCCGCCGTCGGCGGACGTCACCGCGCACGTCGTCGAGATGCTCGCCCACGAGGGCATGGCCGAGGACCCGCGCACCCGGCGGGGCGTGCGGTGGCTGCTCCGGGAACAGGAGGCGAACGGCGCCTGGTTCGGCCGCTGGGGAGTCAACTACGTCTACGGCACGGGGGCGGTGGTGCCCGCCCTGATCGCCGCCGGGCTGCCCGCGTCCCACCCGTCGGTCCGCCGGGCGGTCACCTGGCTCGAGTCCGTCCAGAACGAGGACGGGGGCTGGGGCGAGGACCTGCGCTCCTACCGGGAGGAGCAGTCGATCGGCCGCGGTGCCTCCACGGCCTCCCAGACCGGCTGGGCGCTGCTGGCGCTGCTGTCGGCCGGTGAGCGGGACGGCAGGGCCGTCGAGCGGGGCGTCGCCTGGCTGGCACGGACCCAGCGGCCCGACGGCTCCTGGGACGAGCCGTACTTCACGGGGACCGGCTTCCCCTGGGACTTCTCGATCAACTACCACCTGTACCGGCAGGTCTTCCCCCTCACCGCGCTCGGCCGCTTCCTCCACGGGGAGAAGCCCGTGGGCCGTGCGGCCGCCCGTGAGGGGGGCTGA
- a CDS encoding DUF6126 family protein: protein MSYDPLDRRTAGDESPREERFPRGLVIRLFAYLIAGHVIAGFLYLLFLVGGQNQ, encoded by the coding sequence ATGTCGTACGACCCGTTGGACAGGCGCACAGCCGGCGACGAGAGCCCGCGTGAGGAGCGGTTCCCGCGCGGACTGGTGATCCGGCTCTTCGCCTACCTCATCGCCGGCCATGTCATCGCCGGGTTCCTCTACCTGCTGTTCCTGGTCGGCGGCCAGAACCAGTAG
- a CDS encoding aspartate aminotransferase family protein yields the protein MTEQPKSFDLAELLARRGGERYELHARYLNHQLPRMLRTIGFDKVYDRAEGAYFYDTEGNDYLDMLAGFGVMGLGRHHPVVNKALHDVIDASLPDLVRFDCQPLPGLLAEKLLEHTPHLDRVYFGNSGAEAVEAALKFARYVTGRPRVLYCTHAFHGLTTGALSVNGEDGFRDGFSPLLPDTAIAMGDLGALERELVRGDVAAFIVEPVQGKGVHPTPPGFLRGAQELLHKYKALLIADEVQTGLGRTGDFYAFQYEAGVEPDLVCVAKALSGGYVPVGATLGRDWIFKKVYSSMDRVLVHSASFGSNAQAMAAGLAVLSVLENEHIVKNARVTGELLRARLASLVDRYELLHAVRGRGLMIGIEFGRPESIKLRSRWTVLQAARKGLFAQMVVVPLLQRHRILTQVSGDRMEVIKLIPPLIIGEKEVDRFVGAFEAVMEDAHGGGGLMWDFGKTLMKQAVANR from the coding sequence ATGACCGAGCAGCCCAAGAGCTTCGATCTGGCGGAACTGCTGGCGCGGCGCGGTGGGGAGCGCTACGAGCTGCACGCCCGGTACTTGAACCACCAACTGCCGCGCATGCTGCGCACCATCGGGTTCGACAAGGTCTACGACCGGGCGGAGGGGGCCTACTTCTACGACACCGAGGGCAACGACTACCTCGACATGCTCGCGGGTTTCGGGGTGATGGGTCTCGGCCGGCACCACCCCGTCGTGAACAAGGCGCTCCACGACGTGATCGACGCCTCGCTCCCCGACCTCGTCCGCTTCGACTGCCAGCCGCTTCCCGGGCTGCTCGCGGAGAAGCTGCTCGAGCACACCCCGCACCTGGACCGGGTGTACTTCGGCAACAGCGGGGCGGAGGCCGTCGAGGCGGCGCTGAAGTTCGCCCGGTACGTGACGGGCCGGCCCAGGGTCCTGTACTGCACGCACGCCTTCCACGGGCTGACGACCGGAGCGCTGTCGGTCAACGGCGAGGACGGGTTCCGTGACGGTTTCTCCCCGCTGCTGCCGGACACCGCGATCGCGATGGGTGACCTGGGCGCTCTCGAGCGCGAGCTGGTGCGCGGCGACGTGGCCGCGTTCATCGTCGAACCGGTCCAGGGAAAGGGCGTCCACCCGACACCGCCAGGATTTCTCCGGGGGGCCCAGGAACTGCTGCACAAGTACAAGGCGCTGCTGATCGCGGACGAGGTGCAGACGGGCCTCGGGCGCACCGGCGACTTCTACGCCTTCCAGTACGAGGCGGGCGTCGAGCCCGACCTCGTCTGCGTGGCCAAGGCGCTGTCGGGAGGCTATGTGCCCGTCGGCGCCACCCTCGGCAGGGACTGGATCTTCAAGAAGGTCTACTCGTCGATGGACCGGGTCCTGGTGCACTCCGCGAGCTTCGGCTCCAACGCCCAGGCGATGGCGGCGGGGCTGGCCGTGCTGTCGGTGCTGGAGAACGAGCACATCGTGAAGAACGCGCGGGTGACGGGCGAGCTGTTGCGGGCCCGGCTGGCGTCGCTCGTCGACCGGTACGAGCTGCTCCACGCGGTGCGCGGTCGCGGGCTGATGATCGGCATCGAGTTCGGGCGACCGGAGTCGATCAAACTGCGCAGCCGCTGGACCGTGCTGCAGGCGGCCCGGAAGGGGCTGTTCGCGCAGATGGTGGTGGTGCCGCTGCTGCAGCGGCACCGGATCCTCACCCAGGTCTCCGGGGACCGCATGGAAGTGATCAAGCTGATCCCGCCGCTGATCATCGGAGAGAAGGAGGTCGACCGTTTCGTCGGCGCGTTCGAAGCCGTGATGGAGGACGCCCACGGCGGGGGCGGCCTGATGTGGGACTTCGGCAAGACCCTGATGAAGCAGGCGGTCGCCAACCGCTGA
- a CDS encoding tyrosine-protein phosphatase, with protein MTQQLPQVPSTEPELTGVRNFRDVGGLPTTDGRTVRPGRLFRSGHLAHATASDAAFLSALGLHTIFDFRNAADQRLEGPDIDLPGVRNVNLPLSDPADGAEFWKMVRDGNLDELKSILADGKGAGRMIASYRMIIKERTAEHSRVLHALAEDSVPALMHCAAGKDRAGLSIAVSLLAVGVERDAIEADYLKSNDPHRRYKVRRSGNGPDAMSPEVMELLSPLFDARAEYLAAAFEAIEENWGTTERYLTEGLRLSPATRERLRERLLEG; from the coding sequence GTGACGCAGCAGCTGCCGCAGGTCCCCTCTACAGAACCCGAGCTGACCGGGGTCCGTAACTTCCGGGACGTGGGCGGTCTGCCGACGACGGACGGGCGGACGGTGCGGCCCGGCAGGCTCTTCCGCAGCGGCCACCTGGCGCACGCGACGGCGTCCGACGCCGCGTTCCTGTCGGCTCTGGGCCTCCACACGATCTTCGACTTCCGCAACGCCGCGGACCAGCGGCTCGAGGGACCGGACATCGACCTGCCCGGCGTCCGCAACGTGAACCTGCCGCTGAGCGATCCGGCGGACGGGGCGGAGTTCTGGAAGATGGTCCGGGACGGGAATCTGGACGAGCTGAAGTCGATCCTCGCGGACGGCAAGGGCGCCGGACGGATGATCGCCTCGTACCGGATGATCATCAAGGAGCGGACGGCGGAGCACAGCCGGGTGCTCCACGCCCTGGCGGAGGACAGCGTCCCCGCCCTGATGCACTGCGCCGCGGGCAAGGACCGCGCCGGTCTGTCGATAGCGGTGTCGCTGCTCGCCGTCGGTGTGGAGCGGGACGCCATCGAGGCGGACTACCTCAAGTCCAACGACCCGCACCGCCGTTACAAGGTCCGGCGCAGCGGCAACGGTCCGGACGCGATGTCGCCCGAGGTGATGGAGCTGCTCAGCCCGCTCTTCGACGCCCGTGCCGAGTACCTGGCCGCGGCCTTCGAGGCGATCGAGGAGAACTGGGGCACGACCGAGCGCTATCTCACCGAGGGCCTGCGGCTGTCCCCGGCGACGCGTGAGCGTCTTCGGGAACGGCTGCTCGAGGGCTGA
- the hpnH gene encoding adenosyl-hopene transferase HpnH: MAMPLRQTVRVGTYLFEQKLRKRDKFPLIVELEPLYACNLACEGCGKIQHPAGVLKQRMPVAQAVGAVLESGAPMVSIAGGEPLMHPQIDEIVRQLVARRKYVFLCTNAVLLRKKIEKFTPSPYFAFAVHIDGLRERHDESVAKEGVFDEAVAAIKEAKRRGFRVTTNSTFFNTDTPQTVIEVLNYLNDDLKVDEMMISPAYAYEKAPDQEHFLGVEQTRELFRKAFSGGNRRRWRLNHSPLFLDFLEGKADFPCTAWAIPNYSLFGWQRPCYLMSDGYVPTYRELVEDTDWDKYGRGKDPRCANCMAHCGYEPTAVLATMGSLKESLRAARETVSGTR; this comes from the coding sequence ATGGCCATGCCGCTCCGCCAGACCGTCAGGGTCGGGACCTATCTCTTCGAACAGAAGCTCCGCAAGCGCGACAAGTTCCCTCTGATCGTCGAACTCGAGCCGCTCTACGCGTGCAACCTCGCATGCGAGGGCTGCGGGAAGATCCAGCACCCCGCCGGGGTGCTCAAGCAGCGGATGCCGGTGGCGCAGGCGGTCGGCGCGGTGCTGGAGTCCGGAGCGCCGATGGTCTCCATCGCCGGCGGCGAACCGTTGATGCACCCTCAGATCGACGAGATCGTGCGTCAGTTGGTCGCCCGCCGGAAATACGTGTTCCTGTGCACCAACGCCGTGCTGCTGCGCAAGAAGATCGAGAAGTTCACCCCCTCCCCGTACTTCGCCTTCGCCGTGCACATCGACGGACTGAGGGAGCGCCACGACGAATCGGTCGCCAAGGAGGGAGTGTTCGACGAAGCGGTCGCGGCGATCAAGGAAGCCAAGCGCCGCGGTTTCCGGGTCACCACCAACTCGACCTTCTTCAACACCGACACCCCCCAGACGGTCATCGAGGTCCTGAACTACCTCAACGACGACCTCAAGGTCGACGAGATGATGATCTCGCCCGCGTACGCCTACGAGAAGGCACCCGACCAGGAGCACTTCCTCGGCGTCGAGCAGACCAGGGAACTCTTCCGGAAGGCCTTCTCCGGCGGCAACCGGCGACGTTGGAGGCTCAACCACTCCCCGCTCTTCCTGGACTTCCTCGAGGGGAAGGCCGACTTCCCCTGCACCGCGTGGGCGATCCCCAACTACTCCCTCTTCGGCTGGCAGCGCCCCTGCTACCTGATGAGCGACGGCTACGTCCCCACCTACCGCGAACTCGTCGAGGACACCGACTGGGACAAGTACGGCCGCGGCAAGGACCCGCGCTGCGCCAACTGCATGGCCCACTGCGGCTACGAGCCCACCGCCGTCCTGGCCACCATGGGATCGCTCAAGGAATCGCTCCGGGCCGCCCGCGAGACGGTCTCCGGGACCCGGTGA
- a CDS encoding phosphorylase family protein: protein MADRGEPAVPAVPLLIACALGIERFALRAGDRRRGGSGATVLRTGMGPANAGRAVRAACGTEPFREAAVVASGFCAGLAPGMHPGDLVVVEEARLDGVSTPCTGTDLLAKAVARAVPGRTVHRGPLTGVDHVVRGHERAQLLAAGAIAADMESAATLNSAMETGPRPVAAVRVVVDAPEHELVRIGTLRGGISAFRVLRAVMPAFLEWHRSLLLPRR from the coding sequence ATGGCGGACCGCGGGGAGCCGGCCGTCCCGGCCGTGCCGCTGCTGATCGCCTGCGCGCTCGGCATCGAGAGGTTCGCGCTGCGGGCCGGTGACCGGCGCCGCGGCGGGAGCGGCGCGACCGTCCTGCGTACCGGCATGGGGCCGGCCAACGCCGGCCGTGCCGTGCGCGCCGCGTGCGGCACGGAGCCCTTCCGGGAGGCGGCGGTCGTGGCGTCCGGCTTCTGCGCGGGTCTCGCCCCGGGCATGCACCCGGGAGACCTCGTCGTGGTGGAGGAGGCCCGGCTCGACGGTGTCTCCACCCCCTGCACCGGAACGGACCTCCTGGCGAAGGCCGTGGCCAGGGCGGTCCCCGGGCGCACGGTGCACCGGGGCCCGCTGACCGGCGTGGATCACGTCGTGCGCGGCCACGAGCGCGCACAGCTGCTCGCGGCCGGAGCGATCGCCGCGGACATGGAGTCCGCGGCGACCCTGAACAGCGCCATGGAGACCGGGCCGCGTCCCGTTGCGGCCGTCCGGGTGGTCGTGGACGCCCCCGAACACGAACTGGTACGGATCGGCACGCTTCGCGGTGGAATATCAGCCTTCCGTGTTCTTCGTGCCGTAATGCCCGCATTTCTTGAATGGCACCGTTCTTTGCTGCTCCCCAGGAGGTGA
- a CDS encoding XRE family transcriptional regulator has translation MTSSSEPTDEGLPEMAPRLRDLRRRRGLTLEVAARRAGLSPAHLSRLETGQRQPSLPMLLALARIYGTTVAELLGEQPAERDPVIRGRDREPMAAAGWDYHRAGNPGRAMQALRVFVPHGVQGDLVRVHPGEEWLHVVSGRLRLGLGDAVHELAAGDSAHFDSLTPHRIAAATPEGAEILFVHTLLQAPELHPVPDRRGM, from the coding sequence ATGACCAGCTCATCCGAGCCGACGGACGAGGGACTGCCCGAGATGGCACCCCGGCTGCGCGACCTGCGCCGCCGTCGTGGACTCACCCTCGAGGTCGCCGCCCGGCGGGCGGGACTCTCGCCCGCCCATCTCTCCCGGCTCGAGACGGGACAGCGGCAGCCTTCGCTGCCGATGCTCCTCGCCCTCGCCCGCATCTACGGTACGACGGTCGCGGAACTGCTCGGCGAACAGCCCGCAGAACGCGATCCGGTCATCCGTGGCCGCGACCGCGAGCCCATGGCGGCGGCCGGCTGGGACTACCACCGGGCCGGCAACCCGGGAAGGGCCATGCAGGCCCTGCGGGTGTTCGTGCCGCACGGCGTGCAGGGCGACCTCGTACGCGTGCACCCCGGCGAGGAGTGGCTCCACGTCGTGAGCGGGCGGCTGCGTCTCGGCCTCGGGGACGCCGTCCACGAGCTGGCGGCCGGTGACAGCGCGCACTTCGACTCGCTCACCCCGCACCGCATCGCGGCGGCCACTCCCGAAGGGGCGGAGATCCTCTTCGTGCACACCCTGCTGCAGGCCCCCGAACTGCACCCCGTCCCCGACCGCCGAGGAATGTGA
- a CDS encoding polyprenyl synthetase family protein codes for MSTSTGTRGESVPTVHSAYPADDTAQSAGGIDISALLERGRTLSTPVLRAAVERLAPPMNTVAAYHFGWIDAQGRPSEGDGGKAVRPALALLSAEAAGAAPEVGIPGAVAVELVHNFSLLHDDLMDGDEQRRHRDTVWKVHGPAQAILVGDALFAVANEVLLESGTVEAGRAARRLTTASRKLIDGQAQDISFEHRERVTVEECLEMEGNKTGALLACAVSIGAVLGGADERTADTLEAYGYHLGLAFQAVDDLLGIWGDPVATGKQTWSDLRQRKKSLPVVAALAAGGPASERLGGLLAADAKSSDFDSFSEEEFATRAALIEEAGGREWTSQEARRQHAVAIEALDRVDMPERVRAQLVALADFVVVRKR; via the coding sequence GTGAGCACCAGTACTGGAACCAGAGGAGAAAGCGTGCCGACAGTGCACTCGGCGTACCCGGCCGACGACACCGCACAGAGCGCGGGGGGTATCGACATCTCCGCGCTGCTGGAGCGCGGACGGACCTTGTCCACGCCGGTGCTGCGCGCCGCCGTGGAGCGGCTCGCGCCGCCCATGAACACCGTCGCCGCCTACCACTTCGGCTGGATCGACGCGCAGGGACGGCCCTCGGAGGGCGACGGCGGCAAGGCCGTGCGCCCCGCGCTGGCGCTGCTGTCCGCGGAGGCGGCGGGTGCCGCGCCCGAGGTCGGCATCCCCGGGGCCGTCGCCGTGGAGCTGGTGCACAACTTCTCGCTCCTGCACGACGACCTGATGGACGGCGACGAGCAGCGCCGCCACCGCGACACCGTCTGGAAGGTGCACGGGCCCGCCCAGGCGATCCTGGTCGGCGACGCGCTGTTCGCGGTGGCGAACGAAGTGCTGCTGGAGAGCGGCACCGTGGAGGCCGGGCGGGCCGCCCGCCGGCTCACCACCGCGTCCCGCAAGCTCATCGACGGCCAGGCCCAGGACATCTCCTTCGAGCACCGCGAGCGGGTCACCGTCGAGGAGTGCCTGGAGATGGAGGGCAACAAGACCGGTGCGCTGCTGGCCTGCGCCGTCTCCATCGGCGCGGTGCTCGGCGGGGCCGACGAGAGGACCGCCGACACGCTGGAGGCGTACGGCTACCACCTCGGTCTCGCCTTCCAGGCAGTCGACGACCTGCTCGGCATCTGGGGCGACCCGGTCGCCACCGGCAAGCAGACCTGGAGCGACCTGCGGCAGCGCAAGAAGTCCCTGCCGGTCGTCGCGGCACTCGCGGCCGGCGGCCCGGCCTCCGAGCGGCTCGGCGGACTGCTCGCCGCCGACGCCAAGAGCAGCGACTTCGACAGTTTCTCCGAGGAGGAGTTCGCCACCCGGGCGGCTCTGATCGAGGAGGCCGGCGGCCGGGAGTGGACCTCCCAGGAGGCTCGGCGGCAGCACGCCGTCGCGATCGAGGCCCTCGACCGCGTCGACATGCCGGAACGGGTCCGCGCGCAGCTCGTCGCGCTGGCGGACTTCGTCGTCGTACGAAAGAGATGA
- the hpnE gene encoding hydroxysqualene dehydroxylase HpnE produces the protein MEGRPARHRVPGTSRAGRRTVHEGGTRMTADGSDSRHAVVVGGGLAGVTAALQLADAGVRVTLLESRPRLGGLAFSFRRGELTVDNGQHVYLRCCTAYRWFLDRIDGAHLAPVQDRLDVPVLDVAARKGPRLGRLRRSALPVPLHLAGSLAGYPHLSLAERAGVGRAALALKGLDPTDPALDGVDFATWLGRHGQSPRAVAALWDLVGVATLNARAPQASLGLAAMVFKTGLLSEPGAADIGWAHVPLGELHDTLARKALDSAGVRTELSTRVRRISRPADGRWQVDVDGEELDADTVVLAVAQREAHALLPAGALDDPDRLLDIGTAPILNIHVLYDRKVLRRPFFAALGTPVQWVFDRTQASGAREGQYLAVSQSAAQSEIDEPVSVLRKRYLPELERLLPAARGAGVRDFFVTRERTATFAPSPGVGRLRPAAHTRAPGLYLAGAWTATGWPATMEGAVRSGFSAAGAALSALGRRHEHPLKEAA, from the coding sequence GTGGAGGGCCGGCCGGCAAGGCACCGGGTCCCCGGCACCTCACGCGCCGGGCGCCGTACGGTCCACGAGGGAGGCACGCGGATGACGGCCGACGGTTCGGACTCCCGGCACGCGGTGGTGGTCGGCGGCGGCCTCGCCGGTGTCACCGCGGCGCTCCAACTCGCCGACGCGGGGGTGCGGGTCACCCTGCTCGAGAGCAGGCCCCGGCTCGGCGGGCTGGCCTTCTCCTTCCGCCGCGGCGAGCTCACCGTGGACAACGGCCAGCACGTGTACCTGCGTTGCTGCACCGCCTACCGCTGGTTCCTCGACCGGATCGACGGCGCGCACCTCGCCCCGGTGCAGGACCGCCTCGACGTGCCCGTGCTCGACGTCGCCGCCAGGAAGGGGCCGAGGCTCGGCCGCCTGCGCCGCTCCGCGCTGCCCGTACCGCTGCACCTCGCCGGGAGCCTCGCCGGCTATCCGCACCTGTCCCTCGCCGAGCGGGCGGGTGTCGGGCGCGCCGCGCTCGCGCTGAAGGGGCTGGACCCCACCGACCCGGCACTGGACGGCGTCGACTTCGCCACCTGGCTCGGCCGCCACGGCCAGTCGCCGCGCGCCGTCGCCGCCCTGTGGGACCTCGTCGGTGTCGCGACCCTCAACGCCAGGGCGCCGCAGGCGTCCTTGGGACTGGCCGCGATGGTCTTCAAGACCGGGCTGCTGTCCGAGCCCGGCGCCGCCGACATCGGCTGGGCCCATGTACCGCTCGGCGAACTGCACGACACACTCGCCCGCAAGGCCCTCGACTCGGCCGGGGTGCGCACCGAACTGTCCACCCGGGTACGGCGGATCAGCCGGCCGGCGGACGGCCGCTGGCAGGTCGACGTGGACGGTGAGGAACTGGACGCCGACACGGTCGTGCTGGCCGTCGCGCAGCGCGAGGCCCACGCCCTGCTTCCCGCCGGTGCGCTGGACGACCCCGACCGGCTGCTCGACATCGGCACCGCCCCGATCCTCAACATCCATGTCCTGTACGACCGCAAGGTGCTGCGCCGGCCCTTCTTCGCCGCGCTCGGCACGCCCGTCCAGTGGGTCTTCGACCGCACACAGGCATCGGGCGCCAGGGAAGGCCAGTACCTGGCGGTCTCCCAGTCCGCGGCGCAGAGCGAGATCGACGAACCGGTCTCCGTGCTGCGGAAGAGGTATCTGCCGGAGCTGGAAAGGCTGTTGCCCGCGGCGCGCGGTGCCGGGGTACGGGACTTCTTCGTCACCCGCGAGCGCACGGCGACGTTCGCACCGTCCCCCGGCGTCGGCAGGCTGCGGCCGGCCGCGCACACCCGCGCCCCGGGCCTGTACCTTGCCGGCGCGTGGACTGCCACCGGCTGGCCCGCGACCATGGAGGGCGCCGTACGCAGTGGGTTCAGTGCCGCGGGCGCTGCGCTCTCCGCGCTCGGACGCCGCCATGAACATCCCCTCAAGGAGGCGGCGTGA